In the Ruminococcus sp. OA3 genome, one interval contains:
- the purE gene encoding 5-(carboxyamino)imidazole ribonucleotide mutase: MARVGIVMGSDSDMPIMAKAADMLEKFGIDYEMTIISAHREPDVFFEYAKTAEEKGFKVIIAGAGMAAHLPGMCAAIFPMPVIGIPMHTTSLGGRDSLYSIVQMPSGIPVATVAIGGGANAGILAAKILGTSDPELLAKVKAYSAELKDQVVAKDAKLQEVGYKNYTK; this comes from the coding sequence ATGGCTAGAGTAGGAATTGTAATGGGAAGTGACTCAGATATGCCGATCATGGCGAAAGCAGCAGATATGCTGGAGAAATTTGGGATTGATTATGAAATGACGATTATTTCTGCGCACAGAGAACCGGATGTGTTTTTTGAATATGCGAAAACTGCAGAAGAAAAAGGTTTTAAGGTGATCATCGCGGGGGCAGGTATGGCAGCTCATCTCCCGGGGATGTGTGCGGCTATTTTCCCGATGCCGGTTATCGGTATCCCGATGCATACGACCTCTCTCGGCGGAAGAGATTCTCTGTATTCGATCGTACAGATGCCGTCCGGGATTCCGGTGGCAACGGTAGCGATAGGCGGCGGAGCAAATGCCGGAATCCTTGCTGCAAAGATTCTTGGAACATCTGATCCGGAACTGCTTGCAAAAGTGAAAGCGTACTCTGCTGAACTGAAAGATCAGGTTGTGGCAAAAGATGCGAAACTGCAGGAAGTGGGATATAAGAATTACACCAAATAA